Proteins encoded by one window of Serratia nevei:
- the adk gene encoding adenylate kinase, whose amino-acid sequence MRIILLGAPGAGKGTQAQFIMEKYGIPQISTGDMLRAAVKAGSELGKQAKEIMDAGKLVTDELVIALVKERIAQEDCRKGFLLDGFPRTIPQADAMKEAGINVDFVLEFDVPDELIVDRIVGRRVHAPSGRVYHVKFNPPQVEGKDDVTGEELTTRKDDQEETVRKRLVEYHQMTAPLISYYSKEAAAGNTQYRKIDGTRKVAEVSAELATILG is encoded by the coding sequence ATGCGTATCATTCTGCTGGGCGCTCCGGGCGCTGGTAAAGGTACTCAGGCTCAATTCATCATGGAGAAATACGGCATTCCGCAAATCTCCACCGGTGATATGTTGCGCGCAGCCGTGAAGGCCGGCAGTGAACTGGGCAAGCAGGCGAAAGAGATCATGGACGCCGGCAAGCTGGTGACCGATGAGCTGGTGATCGCGCTGGTCAAAGAGCGCATCGCTCAGGAAGATTGCCGCAAGGGCTTCCTGCTGGACGGTTTCCCACGCACCATTCCGCAGGCTGACGCGATGAAAGAAGCCGGCATCAACGTGGACTTCGTGCTGGAGTTCGACGTGCCGGACGAGCTGATCGTTGACCGCATCGTTGGCCGCCGCGTGCACGCGCCGTCCGGCCGCGTATACCACGTGAAGTTCAATCCGCCGCAGGTGGAAGGCAAAGACGACGTGACCGGCGAAGAGCTGACCACGCGCAAGGACGATCAGGAAGAGACCGTGCGCAAGCGCCTGGTGGAATACCATCAGATGACCGCGCCGCTGATCTCTTACTACAGCAAAGAAGCGGCAGCGGGTAACACCCAATACCGCAAAATCGACGGCACCCGCAAGGTCGCCGAAGTGAGCGCAGAGCTGGCGACCATCCTCGGTTGA
- a CDS encoding inosine/guanosine kinase, whose translation MKFPGKRKSKHYFPVSARDPLLQQAQPESEISTSYIVGIDQTLVDIEAKVDDAFVQRYGLSLGHSLVIEDDVAEALYQELNDNNLVTHQFAGGTIGNTMHNYSVLADDRSVLLGVMCSNVKIGSYAYRYLCNTSSRTDLNYLQGVDGAIGRCFTLIGESGERTFAINPGQMNQLRPESIPEEVIAGASALVLSSYLVRCKEGEPMKVATLQAIEYAKKHDVPVVLTLGTKYVIADNPQWWRDFLKENVTILAMNEDEALELTGLSDPLTASDMALEWVDLVLCTAGPNGLYMAGYTEEANKRQTQHPLLPGHIAEFNRYEFSRAMRREHCENPLRVYSHIAPYMGGPERIMNTNGAGDGALSALLHDIAANGYHRHNVPNSSKHVRSYLTYSSLAQVCKYANRVSYQVLNQHSPRLTRGLPEREDSLEESYWER comes from the coding sequence ATGAAATTTCCTGGTAAACGCAAGTCCAAACACTATTTCCCGGTGAGCGCCCGCGATCCGCTTCTGCAGCAGGCCCAGCCCGAAAGTGAAATCAGCACCTCGTATATCGTCGGCATCGATCAGACGCTGGTGGATATCGAGGCGAAAGTGGACGACGCTTTTGTCCAGCGCTACGGCCTGAGCCTGGGCCACTCTCTGGTGATCGAAGACGACGTCGCCGAGGCGTTGTATCAGGAACTGAATGACAACAACCTGGTTACCCATCAGTTCGCCGGCGGCACCATCGGCAATACCATGCACAACTATTCAGTGCTGGCGGACGATCGCTCGGTGCTGCTCGGCGTGATGTGCAGCAACGTGAAAATCGGCAGCTATGCCTACCGTTACCTGTGCAATACCTCCAGCCGTACCGATCTTAACTATCTGCAGGGCGTTGATGGCGCCATCGGCCGCTGTTTCACGCTGATTGGCGAAAGCGGCGAGCGCACCTTCGCCATCAACCCGGGCCAGATGAACCAGCTGCGCCCGGAAAGCATTCCTGAAGAGGTGATCGCTGGCGCGTCGGCGCTGGTGCTGAGCTCTTATCTGGTGCGCTGCAAGGAAGGGGAGCCGATGAAGGTCGCCACCCTGCAGGCGATCGAATACGCCAAAAAACACGACGTGCCGGTGGTATTGACGCTGGGCACCAAGTACGTGATCGCCGACAACCCGCAGTGGTGGCGCGACTTCCTGAAGGAAAACGTGACGATTCTGGCGATGAACGAAGACGAAGCGCTGGAGCTGACCGGGCTGAGCGATCCGTTGACCGCCTCGGACATGGCGCTGGAGTGGGTGGATCTGGTGCTGTGCACCGCCGGGCCGAACGGCCTGTATATGGCGGGCTACACCGAAGAGGCCAACAAGCGCCAGACCCAGCACCCGCTGCTGCCGGGGCATATCGCCGAGTTCAACCGCTACGAATTCAGCCGCGCCATGCGCCGTGAACACTGTGAAAATCCGCTGCGCGTTTATTCGCACATCGCGCCGTATATGGGCGGGCCGGAGAGGATCATGAACACCAACGGCGCCGGCGACGGCGCGCTGTCGGCGTTGCTGCACGATATTGCCGCCAACGGCTATCACCGCCATAACGTGCCGAATTCCAGCAAGCACGTGCGCAGCTACCTGACTTATTCCTCCCTGGCGCAGGTGTGCAAATACGCCAACCGCGTCAGCTACCAGGTGTTGAACCAGCATTCGCCGCGCCTCACCCGTGGCCTGCCGGAGCGGGAAGACAGCCTGGAAGAGTCCTACTGGGAGCGTTAA
- the htpG gene encoding molecular chaperone HtpG, with translation MKGQETRGFQSEVKQLLHLMIHSLYSNKEIFLRELISNASDAADKLRFRALSAPELYAGDGELRVRLSFDKEQRTLTIADNGIGMCREEVIENLGTIAKSGTKAFLESIGSDQAKDSQLIGQFGVGFYSAFIVADKVTVRTRAAGAADDEGVFWESAGEGDYTIADITKETRGTEITLHLREGEDEYLDAWRLRSVIGKYSDHIALPVEIESKNEEDDTVTWEKINKAQALWTRSKADVTDEEYKEFYKHIAHDFTDPLSWSHNRVEGKQEYTSLLYIPAQAPWDMWNRDHKHGLKLYVQRVFIMDDAEQFMPNYLRFVRGLVDSNDLPLNVSREILQDSRVTQNLRGALTKRVLQMLDKLAKDDAEGYQKFWQQFGLVLKEGPAEDNGNQEAIAKLLRFASTHGDSSAQTVSLEEYVGRMAEGQEKIYYITADSYAAAKSSPHLELFRKKGIEVLLLSDRIDEWMMSYLTEFDGKPFQSVSKADETLDKLADETEEQKAAEKQLEPFIERVKTLLGERVKDVRLTHRLTDTPAIVVTDADEMSTQMAKLFAAAGQQAPEVKYIFELNPEHALVKRASDVGDNEHFAEWIDLLLDQALLAERGTLEDPNLFIRRMNKLLSA, from the coding sequence ATGAAAGGTCAAGAAACCCGCGGGTTCCAGTCTGAAGTAAAACAGCTGCTTCATTTGATGATCCATTCGCTGTACTCCAACAAAGAAATTTTCCTGCGCGAGCTGATTTCCAACGCCTCTGACGCCGCCGACAAGCTGCGCTTTCGCGCCCTGTCCGCGCCAGAGCTGTACGCCGGCGACGGCGAGCTGCGCGTACGCTTGTCCTTCGATAAAGAGCAGCGCACCCTCACCATCGCCGACAACGGCATCGGCATGTGCCGCGAAGAAGTGATCGAAAACCTCGGCACCATCGCCAAGTCCGGCACCAAAGCGTTCCTGGAATCCATCGGTTCCGACCAGGCGAAAGACAGCCAGCTGATCGGCCAGTTCGGCGTCGGTTTCTACTCGGCGTTCATCGTGGCGGACAAAGTGACCGTGCGCACCCGCGCCGCCGGCGCCGCCGATGACGAAGGCGTGTTCTGGGAGTCCGCCGGCGAAGGCGACTACACCATCGCCGATATCACCAAAGAGACCCGCGGCACCGAAATCACCCTGCATCTGCGCGAAGGCGAAGATGAGTACCTCGACGCCTGGCGCCTGCGCTCGGTGATCGGCAAATATTCCGATCACATCGCCTTGCCGGTAGAGATCGAAAGCAAAAACGAAGAAGACGATACCGTCACCTGGGAGAAGATCAACAAGGCGCAGGCCCTGTGGACCCGAAGCAAGGCGGACGTGACCGACGAAGAGTACAAAGAGTTCTACAAGCACATCGCTCACGACTTCACCGATCCGCTGAGCTGGAGCCACAACCGGGTGGAAGGCAAGCAGGAGTACACCAGCCTGCTGTATATCCCGGCGCAGGCGCCGTGGGACATGTGGAACCGCGATCACAAGCACGGCCTGAAGCTGTACGTGCAGCGCGTGTTCATCATGGACGACGCCGAGCAGTTCATGCCGAACTACCTGCGCTTCGTGCGTGGCCTGGTCGATTCCAACGATCTGCCGCTGAACGTGTCGCGCGAGATCCTGCAAGACAGCCGCGTGACGCAAAACCTGCGCGGCGCGCTGACCAAGCGCGTGCTGCAGATGCTGGATAAGCTGGCCAAAGACGACGCCGAAGGCTACCAGAAATTCTGGCAGCAGTTCGGTCTGGTGCTGAAAGAGGGCCCGGCGGAAGACAACGGCAACCAGGAAGCGATCGCCAAGCTGCTGCGCTTTGCCTCCACCCACGGCGACAGCTCGGCGCAGACCGTGTCGCTGGAAGAGTATGTCGGCCGCATGGCGGAAGGGCAGGAGAAGATTTACTACATCACCGCCGACAGCTACGCCGCCGCCAAGAGCAGCCCGCACCTGGAGCTGTTCCGCAAGAAAGGCATCGAAGTGTTGCTGCTGTCCGATCGCATCGACGAGTGGATGATGAGCTACCTGACCGAGTTCGACGGCAAGCCGTTCCAGTCGGTCAGCAAAGCGGATGAAACGCTGGATAAACTGGCGGATGAAACCGAAGAGCAGAAGGCCGCCGAGAAGCAGCTGGAACCCTTCATCGAGCGCGTGAAAACCCTGCTGGGCGAGCGCGTGAAGGATGTGCGCCTGACGCACCGCCTGACCGATACGCCGGCGATCGTGGTAACCGACGCCGACGAAATGAGCACCCAGATGGCCAAGCTGTTCGCCGCCGCCGGCCAGCAGGCGCCGGAGGTGAAGTACATTTTCGAACTTAACCCGGAGCATGCGTTGGTCAAACGAGCATCCGATGTGGGCGATAACGAACATTTCGCCGAATGGATCGACCTGTTATTGGATCAGGCGCTGCTGGCTGAACGCGGCACGCTGGAGGATCCGAACCTGTTCATCCGCCGCATGAATAAGTTACTGTCCGCCTAA
- the hemH gene encoding ferrochelatase: MKQEKHGVLLVNLGTPDAPTSSAVKRYLKEFLSDDRVVDTAPLIWWPILNGAILPIRSPRVAKLYQSVWMEEGSPLLVYSRRQQRALAARMPNTPVELGMSYGSPSLAEAIDKLLAQGVTNLVVLPLYPQYSCSTSAAVWDGVARVLKGYRRLPSVAFIRDYAEHPAYIAALQQSVERSFAEHGQPDRLVLSFHGIPKRYARLGDDYPQRCEDTLRALSATLPLAPERVMMTYQSRFGREPWLTPYTDETLKGLPAQGVKHIQLICPGFSADCLETLEEIKEQNREIFLKAGGEKFEYISALNDEPAHIDMMQQLVAQRL; encoded by the coding sequence ATGAAGCAAGAGAAACACGGCGTATTGCTGGTGAACCTGGGCACACCAGATGCGCCGACCTCGTCGGCGGTCAAACGCTATCTGAAGGAATTCCTCAGTGACGATCGCGTGGTCGATACGGCGCCGCTGATCTGGTGGCCGATCCTCAACGGCGCGATCTTGCCGATCCGTTCGCCGCGCGTGGCGAAGCTGTATCAGTCGGTGTGGATGGAAGAGGGCTCGCCGCTGCTGGTGTACAGCCGCCGCCAACAGCGGGCGCTGGCGGCGCGCATGCCGAATACGCCGGTGGAGCTGGGCATGAGCTACGGCTCGCCGAGCCTGGCGGAAGCCATCGACAAGCTGCTGGCGCAGGGCGTGACCAACCTGGTGGTGCTGCCGCTCTATCCGCAATATTCCTGTTCCACCAGCGCGGCGGTATGGGATGGCGTGGCGCGGGTGCTGAAAGGCTATCGCCGTTTGCCTTCTGTGGCCTTCATCCGCGATTACGCCGAACATCCGGCCTACATCGCCGCGCTGCAGCAAAGCGTGGAGCGCTCGTTCGCCGAGCACGGCCAGCCGGATCGGCTGGTGCTGTCGTTCCACGGTATTCCCAAACGTTATGCGCGCCTGGGCGACGACTACCCGCAGCGCTGCGAGGACACCCTGCGTGCGCTGAGCGCCACGCTGCCGCTGGCGCCGGAACGCGTGATGATGACGTACCAATCGCGCTTCGGCCGCGAGCCGTGGCTGACGCCGTACACCGATGAGACCCTGAAGGGGTTGCCGGCGCAGGGCGTGAAGCACATTCAGCTGATTTGCCCCGGTTTCTCGGCGGACTGCCTGGAAACGCTGGAAGAGATCAAAGAACAGAACCGCGAGATCTTCCTCAAGGCCGGCGGCGAGAAGTTTGAATATATCTCGGCGTTGAACGACGAGCCGGCGCATATCGATATGATGCAGCAGCTGGTGGCGCAGCGCCTGTAA
- a CDS encoding glycerate kinase codes for MKTLKKVVIAPDSFKESLSALGVADAIERGFRQIYPQVHYVKLPMADGGEGTVESMVAATGGEIVQVTVTGPLGEPVQGFYGLLGDGATAVIEMAAASGLHLAPPGRRDPRITTSYGTGELMLAALERGVKAIILGIGGSATNDGGAGMMQALGVKLLDKDRRPLPVGGAALAQLAHLDLAGLDARWQRVSVTAACDVDNPLCGEKGASAVFGPQKGATPEMVAQLDAALHHYGELLERETGRAVLTQPGAGAAGGMGAALLGMLSARLRPGIEIVTETLRLDEAVRDADLVITGEGRLDSQSIHGKTPIGVARVAKRHGVPVIAIAGSLTPDYQVVHQHGIDAAFSVLDRIVTLEEALADADRNLQVTARNVAAVWQLAQREGPQA; via the coding sequence ATGAAAACGCTGAAAAAAGTGGTTATTGCCCCGGATTCTTTTAAAGAGAGCCTGAGCGCGCTCGGCGTTGCCGACGCCATCGAGCGGGGATTCCGCCAAATTTATCCGCAGGTGCACTACGTGAAGCTGCCGATGGCGGACGGCGGCGAAGGCACGGTGGAGTCGATGGTGGCGGCCACCGGCGGCGAAATCGTCCAGGTGACGGTCACTGGGCCGCTGGGGGAGCCGGTGCAGGGGTTCTATGGCCTGCTGGGCGATGGCGCAACCGCAGTGATTGAAATGGCCGCGGCTTCCGGGCTGCATCTGGCACCGCCTGGCCGGCGCGATCCGCGGATCACCACCAGTTACGGCACCGGCGAACTGATGCTGGCGGCGCTGGAGCGCGGCGTGAAGGCGATCATTCTCGGCATCGGCGGCAGCGCCACTAACGACGGCGGCGCCGGGATGATGCAGGCGCTGGGCGTTAAATTGTTGGATAAGGATCGCCGGCCGCTGCCGGTGGGCGGGGCGGCCCTGGCGCAGCTGGCGCACCTCGATCTCGCCGGGCTGGATGCGCGTTGGCAACGGGTGAGCGTAACCGCCGCCTGCGACGTCGATAACCCGCTGTGCGGCGAAAAGGGCGCCTCGGCGGTGTTTGGGCCGCAGAAGGGGGCGACGCCGGAGATGGTGGCGCAGCTCGATGCGGCACTGCATCACTATGGCGAACTGCTGGAACGAGAAACCGGCCGCGCCGTGCTCACCCAGCCGGGCGCGGGAGCGGCGGGCGGCATGGGGGCGGCGCTGCTCGGCATGCTCAGCGCGCGCTTGCGGCCGGGCATCGAGATCGTCACCGAAACCCTGCGTCTGGATGAGGCGGTGCGCGATGCCGATTTGGTGATCACCGGCGAAGGGCGGCTGGACAGCCAGTCGATCCACGGCAAAACGCCGATCGGCGTGGCGCGGGTGGCCAAGCGCCACGGGGTGCCGGTGATCGCCATCGCCGGCAGCCTGACGCCGGATTACCAGGTGGTGCATCAACACGGCATCGACGCGGCGTTTTCGGTGCTCGACCGCATCGTGACGCTGGAAGAAGCGCTGGCGGACGCCGATCGCAATCTGCAGGTGACGGCGCGCAACGTGGCGGCGGTGTGGCAACTGGCGCAAAGGGAAGGCCCACAGGCATAG
- a CDS encoding GntP family permease produces the protein MTTVSTLGALVALAVAIVLILRKVPPAYGMIAGALAGGLCGGADLVQTVTLMIGGAQGITNAVMRILAAGVLAGVLIESGAAHTIAETIVRKVGETRALLALAVATLILTAVGVFIDVAVITVAPIALSIAQKAGISRAAILLAMIGGGKAGNVMSPNPNTIAAADNFHVPLTSVMMAGIVPGLCGLVVAYLLARRLSDKGSKVMAEELTQHAEGARPGFAAAISAPLVAILLLSLRPLAGIAVDPLIALPAGGLAGALLMGRIRQCNHFMVSGLSRMAPVAIMLLGTGTLAGIIANSALKDVLINGLTHTGLPAWLLAPLSGALMSMATASTTAGTAVASGVFSSTLLELGVSGLAGAAMIHAGATVLDHLPHGSFFHATGGSVNMAVHERLKLLPYETLVGFTIATISALMFGVFNLAG, from the coding sequence ATGACAACCGTATCCACGCTGGGGGCACTGGTGGCGTTAGCCGTCGCCATCGTCCTGATTCTACGCAAGGTGCCACCGGCTTACGGCATGATCGCCGGCGCGCTGGCGGGCGGGCTGTGCGGCGGCGCCGACCTGGTGCAGACCGTAACGCTGATGATCGGCGGGGCGCAGGGCATCACCAACGCCGTGATGCGCATTCTGGCGGCGGGGGTGCTGGCCGGAGTGCTGATCGAATCCGGCGCGGCGCACACCATCGCCGAAACCATCGTGCGCAAGGTGGGTGAAACCCGCGCGCTGCTGGCGCTGGCGGTGGCTACACTGATCCTGACGGCGGTGGGGGTATTTATCGACGTGGCGGTGATCACCGTCGCACCGATCGCGCTGTCGATCGCCCAGAAGGCCGGCATTTCGCGCGCGGCGATCCTGCTGGCGATGATCGGCGGTGGCAAGGCCGGCAACGTGATGTCACCTAATCCGAACACCATTGCGGCGGCGGACAACTTCCACGTGCCGCTCACTTCGGTGATGATGGCCGGCATCGTGCCGGGGCTGTGCGGCCTGGTGGTGGCCTATCTGCTGGCGCGTCGCCTGAGCGATAAAGGCAGCAAAGTGATGGCCGAAGAGCTGACTCAGCATGCCGAAGGGGCTCGGCCGGGCTTCGCTGCGGCGATCAGCGCGCCGCTGGTGGCGATCCTGCTGCTGTCGCTGCGGCCGCTCGCCGGTATCGCCGTCGATCCGCTGATCGCGCTGCCGGCCGGCGGGTTGGCGGGCGCGCTGCTGATGGGGCGTATCCGCCAGTGCAATCATTTTATGGTCTCCGGCCTGTCGCGCATGGCGCCGGTGGCGATCATGCTGCTCGGCACCGGCACGCTGGCGGGCATTATCGCCAACTCGGCGCTGAAGGATGTCTTGATTAACGGCTTAACGCACACCGGGCTGCCGGCCTGGCTGCTGGCGCCGCTGTCCGGCGCGCTGATGTCGATGGCGACCGCATCGACCACCGCCGGCACCGCCGTGGCTTCCGGGGTGTTCAGCTCTACGCTGCTCGAGCTGGGCGTGAGCGGGCTGGCCGGTGCGGCGATGATCCATGCGGGCGCCACGGTGCTGGATCACCTGCCGCACGGCAGCTTCTTCCACGCTACCGGCGGCAGCGTCAATATGGCGGTGCACGAGCGGCTGAAGCTGTTGCCGTATGAAACGCTGGTGGGATTCACCATCGCGACGATCTCGGCGCTGATGTTTGGCGTATTTAACCTGGCGGGATAA
- a CDS encoding sugar diacid recognition domain-containing protein has translation MLRQTNLLAEATARQIVQRAMGIISHSVNVMDSNGVIIASGNPQRLFQRHEGAVLALAENRVVEIDRATAEHLKGVRPGINLPFSFRNQRVGVIGISGEPAEVRAYAELVKMAAELMVEQAALLDQHQWEKRYREELANQLLQPQPNTASLQAMAAYLGLDLRQARIVWIVELQEAQPHLLRELLAELEATQRDALIAITGFNEMTLLRPACMAQGEWSLKLERQQAQRLQNQLKHRFRVRLIVGGFYDDPQSAYRSSLTARATQAMAQRLKLRHATLFYHDYPLPSLLCDLGEDWRAQELGRPWRTLGEQDEKGVLRGTLRHYFSQNCDQTQTAAQLHIHVNTLRYRLQRIEAITGMKINQLTDALRLYIGMLMHD, from the coding sequence ATGCTCAGACAAACCAATCTTCTGGCGGAAGCCACCGCGCGCCAGATCGTCCAGCGGGCGATGGGCATCATCAGCCATTCCGTCAACGTGATGGACAGCAACGGTGTGATCATCGCCTCCGGCAACCCGCAGCGCCTGTTCCAGCGCCATGAAGGCGCGGTGCTGGCGCTGGCCGAGAATCGGGTGGTGGAAATCGACCGCGCCACCGCCGAGCATCTGAAGGGTGTGCGGCCCGGCATCAACCTGCCGTTCAGCTTTCGCAACCAGCGGGTGGGGGTGATCGGCATCTCCGGCGAACCGGCCGAGGTGCGCGCCTACGCCGAGCTGGTGAAGATGGCGGCGGAGTTGATGGTGGAGCAGGCGGCGCTGCTGGATCAGCACCAGTGGGAAAAGCGCTACCGGGAAGAGCTGGCGAATCAGCTGCTGCAGCCGCAGCCGAACACCGCGTCGCTGCAAGCGATGGCGGCGTATCTGGGATTGGATCTGCGCCAGGCGCGCATCGTGTGGATCGTCGAGCTGCAAGAGGCGCAGCCGCACCTGCTGCGCGAGCTGCTGGCGGAGCTGGAGGCCACCCAGCGCGATGCGTTGATCGCCATTACCGGCTTCAATGAAATGACCCTGCTGCGCCCGGCCTGCATGGCGCAGGGTGAATGGAGCCTGAAGCTGGAACGCCAGCAGGCGCAGCGTTTGCAAAACCAACTCAAACACCGCTTTCGGGTGCGCTTGATCGTCGGCGGTTTTTATGACGATCCGCAAAGCGCCTACCGTTCCAGCCTGACGGCACGCGCCACCCAGGCGATGGCGCAGCGCCTGAAACTGCGTCACGCCACGCTGTTCTACCACGACTACCCGCTGCCGTCGCTGTTGTGCGATTTGGGGGAGGACTGGCGCGCGCAGGAGCTGGGGCGCCCCTGGCGAACGCTGGGCGAACAGGACGAAAAAGGCGTGCTGCGCGGCACGCTGCGCCACTATTTTTCGCAGAATTGTGATCAGACGCAGACCGCCGCGCAGCTGCATATCCACGTCAATACCCTGCGCTATCGCCTGCAGCGCATCGAAGCGATAACCGGCATGAAAATCAATCAATTAACCGACGCTCTGCGGTTGTATATCGGCATGCTGATGCACGACTGA
- the ybaL gene encoding YbaL family putative K(+) efflux transporter: MHNSTPLITTIVGGLVLAFLLGMLANRLRISPLVGYLAAGVLAGPFTPGFVADTSLAPELAEIGVILLMFGVGLHFSLKDLLAVKSIAIPGAVAQIAVATLLGMGLSKLLGWDLISGLVFGLCLSTASTVVLLRALEERQLIDSQRGQIAIGWLIVEDLAMVLTLVLLPAFGNMLGNDNASSSQLLMELALTIGKVIAFIALMIVVGRRLVPWILSKTASTGSRELFTLAVLALALGIAYGAVKLFDVSFALGAFFAGMVLNESELSHRAAHDTLPLRDAFAVLFFVSVGMLFDPMIVINEPLAVLATLAIIVFGKSAAAFLLVKMFGHSKRTALTISASLAQIGEFAFILAGLGIALGMMSEHGRNLVLAGAILSIMLNPLLFTLLERYLAKTETIEEQILEEAVEEEKQIPVDMCNHALVVGYGRVGSLLGGKLAEAGIPLVVIENSRPRVEALREQGIKTVLGNAANPEVMDLARLDCARWLLLTIPNGYEAGEIVASARAKRPNIEIIARAHYDDEVAYITDRGANQVVMGEREIANSMLNILQLDTLSEEEKMGGCPI, translated from the coding sequence ATGCATAATTCAACACCGCTCATCACCACCATCGTCGGAGGGTTAGTACTCGCCTTCCTCCTCGGCATGCTGGCGAACCGCCTGCGCATCTCCCCTCTGGTGGGGTATCTGGCCGCAGGGGTGCTCGCCGGCCCGTTCACCCCCGGTTTCGTCGCCGATACCTCACTGGCGCCGGAACTGGCGGAAATCGGCGTTATCCTGTTGATGTTCGGTGTTGGCCTGCACTTCTCTTTGAAAGACCTCCTCGCAGTAAAATCTATCGCCATTCCCGGCGCCGTGGCGCAGATAGCCGTCGCTACCCTGCTCGGTATGGGGCTGTCCAAGCTGCTCGGCTGGGATCTGATCTCCGGTCTGGTGTTCGGCCTCTGCCTCTCCACCGCCAGCACCGTGGTGCTGCTGCGTGCCCTGGAGGAACGGCAGCTGATCGACAGCCAGCGCGGGCAAATCGCCATCGGCTGGCTGATCGTCGAAGATTTGGCGATGGTGCTGACGCTGGTCTTGCTGCCCGCCTTCGGCAATATGCTGGGCAACGACAACGCCAGCAGCAGCCAGCTGCTGATGGAGCTGGCGCTGACCATCGGTAAGGTCATCGCCTTCATTGCGTTGATGATCGTGGTCGGCCGCCGCCTGGTGCCGTGGATCCTGTCGAAAACCGCCAGCACCGGCTCGCGCGAGCTGTTCACCCTGGCGGTATTGGCGCTGGCGCTCGGCATCGCCTACGGCGCGGTGAAGCTGTTCGACGTCTCCTTCGCGCTGGGCGCCTTCTTCGCCGGCATGGTGCTGAACGAGTCCGAACTGAGCCACCGTGCGGCGCACGACACCCTGCCGCTGCGCGACGCGTTCGCGGTGCTGTTCTTCGTCTCGGTCGGCATGCTGTTCGATCCGATGATCGTGATTAACGAACCGCTGGCGGTGCTGGCGACGCTGGCAATCATCGTGTTCGGCAAATCTGCCGCCGCGTTCCTGTTGGTGAAAATGTTCGGTCACTCCAAGCGCACCGCGCTGACCATTTCCGCCAGCCTGGCGCAGATCGGCGAGTTCGCCTTTATTCTGGCGGGCCTCGGCATCGCGCTCGGCATGATGTCGGAACACGGGCGCAATCTGGTGCTGGCCGGCGCCATTTTGTCCATCATGCTCAACCCGCTGCTGTTCACCCTGCTGGAGCGCTATCTGGCCAAAACCGAAACCATCGAAGAGCAAATTCTCGAAGAGGCGGTGGAAGAAGAGAAGCAGATCCCGGTGGACATGTGCAACCACGCGCTGGTGGTCGGCTATGGCCGTGTCGGCAGCCTGCTGGGCGGCAAACTGGCCGAGGCGGGTATTCCGCTGGTGGTGATCGAGAACTCCCGCCCACGGGTGGAAGCGCTGCGCGAACAGGGCATCAAGACGGTGCTGGGCAACGCCGCCAATCCGGAAGTGATGGATCTGGCGCGGCTCGACTGCGCGCGCTGGCTGCTGCTGACCATCCCCAACGGCTATGAGGCCGGCGAGATCGTCGCCTCGGCGCGCGCCAAGCGGCCGAACATCGAGATCATCGCCCGCGCCCACTACGACGACGAAGTGGCCTACATCACCGATCGCGGCGCTAATCAGGTAGTGATGGGCGAACGGGAGATCGCCAACAGCATGCTGAACATCCTGCAGCTGGACACCCTGAGCGAAGAAGAAAAAATGGGCGGCTGTCCGATCTGA